From a single Methylosinus sp. H3A genomic region:
- a CDS encoding helix-turn-helix domain-containing protein, with product MRKQRHEEYDECPIEAAMDIIGGKWKPSILFRLADGTKRFSQLQRLLKTITQRTLTQQLRDLERDHMISRRIYPEVPPRVEYSLTERGRSLEPVLALLFRWGVENVLETKARAAPKAPAPKAPARPRSAVDPSSAGRPVKSRAAARPRATNKGR from the coding sequence ATGCGCAAGCAGCGACACGAGGAATATGACGAGTGCCCGATCGAGGCCGCGATGGACATCATCGGCGGCAAATGGAAGCCGTCGATCCTATTCCGCCTCGCCGACGGGACCAAGCGCTTCAGCCAATTGCAGCGGCTGCTGAAGACGATCACGCAGCGCACGCTCACGCAGCAATTGCGCGATCTCGAGCGCGATCACATGATCTCGCGCCGCATCTATCCGGAAGTGCCGCCGCGCGTCGAATACAGCCTCACCGAGCGCGGCCGCTCACTGGAGCCGGTTCTCGCGCTACTGTTCCGCTGGGGCGTCGAGAATGTGCTGGAGACGAAGGCCAGAGCCGCCCCGAAAGCCCCTGCGCCAAAAGCCCCTGCGCGGCCTCGATCGGCTGTCGATCCGAGCAGCGCCGGCCGACCCGTGAAATCCCGAGCGGCGGCGCGCCCACGGGCCACGAATAAGGGACGCTGA
- a CDS encoding MAPEG family protein — protein MTNALSPELYWTVLTAGLASVLWIPYILQRILQLGPIEAFRDPLHDVATKAPWAQRAKSAHTNMIENLLVFAVLALTIQIVGGGTAATASAALLFFASRAAHYAVYTLGLPWVRTPMFLIGFGCQITLLLAILAHS, from the coding sequence ATGACCAACGCCCTTTCTCCCGAGCTCTATTGGACCGTGCTGACCGCCGGCCTCGCCTCGGTCCTGTGGATTCCCTATATTTTGCAGCGCATTTTGCAGTTGGGGCCGATCGAGGCCTTCCGCGATCCTCTGCATGACGTCGCCACCAAAGCGCCCTGGGCGCAGCGCGCCAAGAGCGCCCATACGAATATGATCGAAAATCTCCTCGTCTTCGCCGTGCTCGCGCTGACGATTCAGATCGTCGGCGGCGGGACCGCGGCGACGGCGTCCGCGGCGCTCCTGTTCTTCGCCTCGCGCGCGGCGCATTATGCCGTCTACACGCTGGGCCTGCCGTGGGTTCGCACGCCGATGTTCCTCATCGGCTTCGGCTGTCAGATCACTCTGCTGCTCGCCATTCTCGCGCATTCGTGA
- a CDS encoding low molecular weight phosphatase family protein, giving the protein MPEEGGLVSRPHAVLFACTQNAVRSPMAEALGRHYFGREIYFASAGLKRGEPDPFAIAAMDEIGVDISRHKPHSFEDLEDSNFDLIVTLSPESHHKALEFTRAMAVDVVYWPTLDATATSGSRETILDSYRAVRDSLAKRILKMLSVERGSD; this is encoded by the coding sequence ATGCCGGAGGAAGGCGGACTCGTATCGCGGCCACACGCCGTGCTGTTCGCCTGCACGCAGAACGCCGTCCGCTCGCCCATGGCGGAAGCGCTGGGGCGTCATTATTTCGGCCGCGAAATCTATTTCGCCTCCGCCGGTCTCAAGCGCGGCGAGCCCGATCCTTTCGCCATAGCGGCGATGGACGAGATCGGGGTCGATATCTCCCGCCACAAGCCGCACAGCTTCGAGGATTTGGAAGATTCCAACTTCGATCTCATCGTGACTTTGTCGCCGGAGTCGCATCACAAGGCGCTCGAATTCACACGCGCCATGGCTGTCGACGTCGTCTATTGGCCGACGCTCGACGCCACTGCGACGAGCGGCTCACGCGAGACGATATTGGACTCCTATCGCGCCGTGCGGGACTCGCTGGCCAAACGCATTTTGAAGATGCTGTCGGTGGAGCGAGGATCGGATTGA
- a CDS encoding UPF0262 family protein encodes MRAPWPCASTSAGREVAESATKRLISVTLDEQSIGRGTADQEHERAIAIYDLLEDNSFALEGHDGGPYALVIALHDAKLVFDVRDEAGATVVTHILSLTPFKRLLKDYFLVCETYYAAIRTATPSRIEAIDMGRRGLHNEGAALLAERLKGKIDCDSDTARRLFTLVTALHWKG; translated from the coding sequence ATGCGCGCTCCGTGGCCATGCGCCTCGACCAGCGCGGGGCGTGAGGTGGCGGAAAGCGCGACCAAGCGACTGATCTCCGTCACGCTCGACGAGCAATCGATCGGGCGTGGCACGGCCGATCAGGAGCATGAGCGCGCCATCGCCATCTACGATCTGCTCGAGGACAATAGTTTCGCACTGGAGGGCCATGACGGCGGGCCCTACGCCCTCGTCATCGCCCTGCATGACGCCAAGCTCGTCTTCGACGTGCGCGACGAAGCAGGCGCGACAGTCGTCACGCATATTCTGTCGCTGACGCCCTTCAAGCGGCTGCTGAAAGACTATTTTCTGGTTTGCGAGACCTATTACGCCGCGATCCGCACCGCGACGCCGAGCCGGATCGAGGCGATCGACATGGGCCGGCGCGGGCTGCACAATGAAGGCGCGGCCCTCCTCGCCGAACGGCTGAAGGGCAAGATCGACTGCGACTCGGACACCGCGCGCCGCCTCTTCACGCTGGTCACGGCTCTGCACTGGAAGGGCTGA
- the hisD gene encoding histidinol dehydrogenase, translating into MTWRLDASAADFEERFSALLATKREAAQDVDDTVRGIIEDVAARGDEALIDYSKRFDHIDLAQTGIALTKAEIDAAESKVPKETLAALDLAHARIRAFHERQRPEDLRYKDEAGVELGWRWSALESVGLYVPGGTASYPSSVLMNAVPAKVAGVDRLVMVVPAPHGVIDPLVLAAAKRAGVDEVYRVGGAQAVAALAHGTKTIRPVAKIVGPGNAWVAAAKRRVFGLVGIDMIAGPSEILVLADKTANPDWVAIDLLAQAEHDESAQSILITDDPAFADAAAAAVERQLATLSRVEIASKSWRDYGAIIVTRSLADSIPLADRIAAEHLEIVSEDAEELAAKVRNAGAIFIGAYTPEAIGDYVGGSNHVLPTARSARFSSGLSVLDFVKRTSILKCDPASLRQIGPAAVTLGDAERLQAHARSVAMRLDQRGA; encoded by the coding sequence ATGACTTGGCGATTGGATGCGTCGGCGGCGGATTTCGAGGAGCGCTTCTCGGCGCTGCTGGCGACGAAACGCGAGGCCGCCCAGGACGTCGACGACACCGTCCGCGGCATTATCGAGGATGTGGCGGCCCGCGGCGACGAGGCGCTGATCGATTATTCCAAGCGCTTCGACCATATCGACCTCGCGCAGACCGGCATCGCTTTGACGAAAGCCGAGATCGACGCCGCCGAATCCAAAGTGCCGAAGGAGACGCTGGCCGCCCTCGATCTCGCCCACGCCCGCATAAGAGCCTTCCACGAACGCCAGCGGCCGGAAGACCTCCGCTATAAGGACGAGGCCGGCGTCGAGCTCGGCTGGCGCTGGAGCGCGCTCGAATCGGTCGGCCTCTATGTGCCGGGCGGCACCGCCTCCTACCCCTCCTCCGTGCTGATGAACGCCGTGCCGGCCAAGGTGGCCGGCGTCGACCGGCTGGTGATGGTGGTCCCCGCCCCGCATGGGGTGATCGACCCGCTGGTGCTGGCCGCCGCCAAGCGCGCAGGCGTCGACGAGGTCTATCGCGTCGGCGGCGCGCAGGCCGTCGCGGCGCTGGCCCATGGCACCAAGACCATTCGCCCCGTGGCCAAGATCGTCGGGCCGGGCAACGCCTGGGTGGCCGCCGCCAAGCGCCGCGTCTTCGGCCTCGTCGGCATAGACATGATCGCCGGCCCCTCGGAAATTCTCGTGCTCGCCGACAAGACAGCCAATCCCGATTGGGTGGCGATCGATCTGCTCGCCCAGGCGGAGCATGACGAATCGGCGCAGTCGATCCTCATCACCGACGATCCGGCCTTCGCCGACGCGGCCGCCGCCGCCGTCGAGCGTCAGCTGGCGACGCTCTCGCGCGTCGAGATCGCCTCCAAGAGCTGGCGCGATTATGGCGCGATCATCGTGACCAGGAGCCTCGCCGACTCCATTCCGCTCGCCGACCGCATCGCCGCCGAGCATTTGGAGATCGTCTCGGAAGACGCCGAAGAATTGGCGGCGAAGGTGCGCAACGCCGGCGCCATCTTCATCGGCGCCTATACGCCCGAGGCGATCGGCGATTATGTCGGCGGCTCCAACCACGTTCTGCCGACGGCGCGCTCGGCGCGCTTCTCCTCTGGGCTGAGCGTGCTGGACTTCGTCAAGCGCACGTCGATCCTCAAATGCGACCCCGCCTCGCTGCGCCAAATCGGCCCCGCCGCCGTGACGCTCGGCGACGCCGAACGGCTGCAGGCGCATGCGCGCTCCGTGGCCATGCGCCTCGACCAGCGCGGGGCGTGA